In a single window of the Synechococcus sp. HK05 genome:
- a CDS encoding pyridoxal-dependent decarboxylase: protein MEPPCGAALAPAPQHGPAASASLPLFPDPAQLDPALCAFLQQASDQLCRWWAGSSTRSPLPLLSVLPDAAPGSIGLDPIALLDDLQLVMDGAFNPVHPGSMAHLDPPPLTASVAADLICAGLNNNLLAEELSPSLSRLERSLCGWMGERLGLGEQAGGVAASGGSLSNLMALVVARHQRGLVGVQEARVFCSADAHVSLAKALAVMGLPSTALRPVPVDHSGALRVDHLAAQLDAATAAGVPVLAVVATAGTTVRGAIDPLGPIAALCRQHQIWLHVDGAIGAVFGLSAAHAHLTAGLSAADSLTVNPQKLLGITKTSSLLLLRQPDALAACFATGLPYMEPSWAEAHGGECGLQGTRPAEVLKLWLGLRQLGLRGIEQLLDGAVQRRAQLQTLLAGLPLQHCSGPLHLLAFTPEGLDAQAAEQWSQHTRHRLLERQLMLSRPLYQGRHHLKAVLGNPHTGAAQLEAVAEVVEASLHASRPLR from the coding sequence ATGGAGCCACCCTGTGGCGCCGCCTTGGCTCCAGCCCCTCAGCACGGGCCTGCGGCCTCTGCGTCGCTGCCGCTGTTTCCCGATCCGGCTCAGCTGGATCCGGCTCTGTGCGCCTTTCTTCAGCAGGCCAGCGATCAGCTGTGCCGCTGGTGGGCCGGTTCGAGCACCCGTTCCCCCCTTCCCCTGCTGAGTGTGCTGCCGGATGCGGCACCCGGCTCCATCGGCCTCGATCCGATCGCCCTGCTGGATGATCTGCAGCTGGTGATGGATGGCGCCTTCAATCCCGTGCATCCGGGCTCGATGGCTCACCTGGATCCGCCGCCGCTCACGGCTTCGGTGGCTGCGGATCTGATTTGTGCCGGCCTCAACAACAACCTGTTGGCGGAGGAGCTCTCCCCCAGCCTCTCGCGCCTGGAGCGCAGCCTCTGTGGCTGGATGGGGGAGCGCTTGGGCTTGGGTGAGCAGGCCGGTGGCGTGGCCGCCAGCGGCGGCAGCTTGAGCAATTTGATGGCGCTGGTGGTGGCGCGCCATCAGCGCGGGCTGGTGGGCGTGCAGGAGGCACGGGTGTTCTGCAGTGCTGATGCGCACGTGTCGCTCGCCAAAGCCCTGGCTGTGATGGGCTTGCCCTCCACCGCATTGCGGCCTGTGCCCGTGGATCACAGCGGTGCTCTGCGGGTTGATCACCTCGCTGCTCAGCTGGACGCTGCCACCGCCGCTGGGGTGCCGGTGCTGGCGGTGGTGGCCACAGCCGGCACCACCGTGCGCGGTGCCATCGATCCTCTGGGGCCCATCGCGGCGTTGTGCCGCCAGCACCAGATCTGGCTGCACGTTGATGGTGCGATTGGTGCTGTGTTCGGCCTCAGTGCTGCCCATGCCCATCTCACCGCGGGCCTCAGCGCAGCCGATTCGCTCACGGTGAACCCGCAGAAGTTGCTGGGGATCACCAAAACCTCGTCGCTGCTGCTGCTGCGCCAACCCGATGCCCTGGCGGCCTGCTTCGCCACCGGTCTTCCCTACATGGAACCCAGCTGGGCTGAAGCCCATGGCGGTGAATGCGGCTTGCAGGGCACCCGTCCGGCGGAGGTGCTCAAGCTCTGGCTCGGCCTGCGTCAGTTGGGGCTGCGTGGCATCGAACAGCTCCTCGACGGAGCTGTGCAGCGCCGTGCGCAGCTGCAAACGCTGCTGGCTGGTCTACCGCTGCAGCACTGCAGCGGCCCGTTGCATCTGCTGGCCTTCACCCCCGAGGGGCTCGATGCTCAGGCGGCGGAGCAGTGGTCGCAGCACACCCGCCATCGTTTGCTCGAGCGCCAGCTGATGCTCTCGCGGCCGCTTTATCAGGGCCGCCATCACCTCAAGGCCGTGCTCGGCAACCCCCACACCGGCGCTGCTCAGTTGGAGGCGGTGGCTGAGGTGGTGGAGGCTTCCCTTCACGCTTCTCGTCCCCTTCGCTGA
- a CDS encoding GTP-binding protein — MKPPARLWLWLGGGLLVLVVITAVLQAINNLIWQLSYLLPAWLVGPFMLLLFGGGALLMARVAWPWLEGWRRRRRGDNSAGPSAPAPSNRQEAAQQQLQAVDQLLERIRDAVQREALQQERARVAAELERGDLVVVVFGTGSAGKTSLIRALLKDVVGQVGAAMGSTDACLSYRLRLNNLSRGIRLVDTPGILEAGEAGSRREQLARKQAAEADLLLLVVDGDLRAAEQEVFSALAQLGKRLLLVLNKCDLRGSEEERRLLALLRRRCKGRIEADDVIAASAAPQSVPMPGGQPLQPAPELDALLRRIAQVLHSDGEELIADNILMQSRRLSDAGRRLLNDQRQQDAEAVVDRYSWISAGVIAATPLPGVDLLGAAAVNAQMVMEIGRIHGVSLSRASAQDLAVSVGRTLASLGVIKGGMGLISAALSLNVPALLLSRAVQAVGAGWLTRVAGRSFITYFQQDQDWGDGGMQEVVQQQYDLNRRDSALQAFLSAAFNRVVEPLQRQQKREQLPPRPQDRR; from the coding sequence GTGAAACCCCCTGCACGGCTCTGGCTCTGGCTCGGTGGCGGCCTGCTGGTGCTGGTGGTGATCACTGCCGTGCTCCAGGCGATCAACAACCTGATCTGGCAGCTCAGCTACCTGCTTCCAGCCTGGCTGGTGGGCCCCTTCATGCTGCTGCTGTTTGGCGGCGGTGCGCTGCTGATGGCGCGGGTGGCCTGGCCGTGGCTGGAGGGCTGGCGCCGTCGGCGCCGAGGCGACAACAGCGCTGGCCCCTCTGCTCCAGCACCGAGCAACCGGCAAGAAGCCGCCCAGCAGCAGCTGCAGGCGGTCGATCAACTGCTGGAGCGCATCCGCGATGCCGTGCAGCGGGAAGCTCTGCAGCAGGAGCGCGCCCGGGTGGCCGCCGAACTCGAGCGGGGCGACCTGGTGGTGGTGGTGTTCGGCACCGGCTCCGCCGGCAAAACCTCCTTGATCCGCGCTCTGCTGAAGGACGTGGTGGGGCAGGTGGGAGCCGCCATGGGCTCCACGGATGCGTGCCTCAGCTACCGGCTGCGCCTGAACAATCTCAGCCGCGGCATTCGCCTGGTGGACACACCCGGCATCCTCGAGGCCGGCGAGGCTGGTTCGCGGCGCGAACAGCTGGCCCGCAAGCAGGCCGCTGAAGCGGATTTGTTGCTTCTGGTGGTGGATGGCGACCTGCGCGCCGCTGAACAGGAGGTGTTCAGCGCCCTGGCGCAACTGGGTAAACGGTTGCTGCTGGTGCTCAACAAGTGCGATCTGCGTGGCAGCGAAGAGGAGCGCCGTCTGCTGGCCCTGCTGCGCCGCCGCTGCAAGGGCCGGATTGAAGCCGACGACGTGATTGCCGCCAGCGCTGCCCCGCAATCGGTGCCGATGCCGGGGGGGCAACCGCTGCAACCGGCACCCGAGCTTGATGCCCTGCTGCGCCGCATCGCCCAAGTGCTGCATAGCGATGGCGAAGAACTAATCGCCGACAACATCCTGATGCAGAGCCGTCGTTTGAGCGACGCCGGCAGGAGGCTGCTCAACGACCAGCGCCAGCAGGATGCCGAGGCGGTGGTGGATCGCTACAGCTGGATCAGCGCCGGTGTGATCGCCGCCACGCCCCTACCCGGAGTGGATCTGTTGGGGGCAGCGGCGGTCAACGCCCAGATGGTGATGGAGATCGGGCGCATCCACGGCGTGAGCCTGAGCCGTGCTTCAGCCCAGGACCTGGCGGTGTCAGTGGGGCGAACCCTGGCGAGCCTCGGTGTGATCAAGGGGGGTATGGGCCTGATCAGCGCGGCCCTGAGCCTGAATGTGCCGGCCCTGCTCCTCAGCCGTGCCGTGCAAGCCGTTGGCGCGGGCTGGCTCACCCGCGTTGCAGGCCGCAGCTTCATCACCTACTTCCAGCAGGATCAGGATTGGGGGGATGGCGGCATGCAGGAGGTGGTGCAACAGCAGTACGACCTCAACCGCCGCGATTCCGCGCTGCAAGCGTTTCTCAGTGCAGCGTTCAACCGAGTGGTGGAACCCCTGCAGCGTCAGCAGAAGCGCGAACAGCTGCCACCGCGGCCGCAGGATCGGCGCTGA
- a CDS encoding transglycosylase domain-containing protein, which translates to MTGRPAELSWSSGADGEQRKLLQPGAYRIGRDPGAEICLPAAGVSQQHALLECVAGQWILSDLQSTNGLWWRGRRIQQLLLCDGDRIQLVPGEAGGTAQLRFAQPSQRPWQRLRHWGSAAVALVAIGGAALLVVGRLQVPVAAGLGGSRGPLLLFDGANRPLMAAESSQHREQRSLGGYPAALISALLASEDNRFWRHPGVDPIGTARALLTNLSGGRVLEGGSTLTQQLARSLHPEQVGRGETLGRKWRELLVALQLEAIHSKRDLLLAYLNRVYLGVGWGFDDAARHYFARPAASLSLEEAALLVGLLPSPNGFDPCTNPQAALSSRNRVLLKMVEAGRLSGEQARRARRQPLQLAPQACGSGAQQGAQPMPFYTDQVKRDLEALLGADVASEGNFLVSTYLDPLLQQVVQRRLNGLLRSKTGPQQGAVVVIDARHGGILAIAGGRDYSQSQYNRASMALRQPGSTFKLFPYLAALELGLQPMDRVSCGPLEWGGQLFKSSCGGSLSLQQALASSSNTAALRLARRVGLDRVIDIARRLGITTPLEPVPGLALGQAEVRLMELTGAYAAVANQGVWHPPTTIRQLTDGETQRSSSSQAQRLRPGQRVLSEAHARQMQAMLREVVRSGTGRAARVGGEEGGKTGTTNNGRDLLFIGYEPSRHWVMGIWLGNDDNSPTGASSALAAELWSEIIRSAGRGNLERGITLR; encoded by the coding sequence ATGACCGGCCGGCCCGCTGAACTGAGCTGGAGCAGCGGCGCCGATGGGGAGCAGCGCAAGCTCCTGCAGCCGGGCGCCTACCGCATCGGGCGTGATCCCGGCGCGGAGATCTGCCTGCCAGCCGCTGGGGTGAGCCAGCAACACGCCCTGCTCGAATGTGTGGCTGGGCAGTGGATCCTGAGTGATCTGCAGTCGACCAACGGACTGTGGTGGCGCGGCCGGCGCATCCAGCAACTGCTGCTCTGCGACGGCGATCGCATCCAGCTCGTCCCAGGCGAGGCCGGAGGAACGGCCCAACTTCGCTTTGCCCAGCCCAGCCAAAGGCCCTGGCAGCGGCTGCGCCACTGGGGCAGTGCAGCAGTGGCCCTTGTGGCCATTGGAGGTGCTGCCTTGTTGGTGGTGGGCAGGCTGCAGGTGCCCGTGGCGGCAGGGCTGGGGGGCAGCCGGGGGCCCCTGCTGCTCTTTGATGGGGCGAATCGCCCCTTGATGGCCGCGGAATCGAGCCAGCACCGGGAACAGCGCAGCCTGGGCGGCTATCCGGCGGCGCTGATCAGTGCGCTGCTGGCCAGTGAAGACAACCGCTTCTGGAGACATCCGGGCGTTGATCCGATCGGCACCGCCCGTGCCCTGCTCACCAACCTCAGCGGCGGCCGGGTGCTGGAGGGGGGCAGCACCCTCACCCAGCAGCTGGCGCGCAGCCTGCATCCCGAGCAGGTGGGCCGCGGCGAAACCCTGGGCCGCAAATGGCGTGAGCTGCTGGTAGCGCTCCAGCTGGAGGCCATTCACAGCAAGCGCGATCTGCTGCTGGCCTATCTCAACCGGGTGTATCTGGGGGTGGGCTGGGGCTTTGACGATGCCGCCCGCCATTACTTCGCCCGCCCTGCGGCATCCCTCAGCCTGGAGGAGGCCGCGCTGCTGGTTGGCCTGTTGCCCTCACCCAATGGCTTTGATCCCTGCACCAATCCGCAGGCGGCCTTGAGCTCCCGCAACCGGGTGTTGCTGAAGATGGTGGAGGCTGGGCGGCTGAGCGGGGAACAGGCCAGGCGCGCCAGACGGCAGCCGCTGCAGCTCGCTCCGCAGGCCTGCGGTTCAGGGGCGCAGCAAGGGGCCCAACCGATGCCCTTCTACACCGATCAGGTGAAGCGCGACCTCGAGGCACTGCTCGGTGCTGATGTGGCCTCAGAGGGCAACTTCCTCGTAAGCACCTACCTCGATCCGCTGTTGCAACAGGTGGTGCAGCGGCGGCTCAACGGGCTCCTGCGCTCGAAGACCGGCCCGCAACAGGGCGCCGTGGTGGTGATCGACGCCCGCCATGGCGGCATCCTGGCGATCGCCGGCGGGCGCGATTACAGCCAGAGCCAATACAACCGAGCCAGCATGGCGCTGCGCCAACCGGGCAGCACCTTCAAGCTGTTTCCCTATCTCGCTGCCCTGGAGCTGGGTCTTCAGCCCATGGATCGCGTGAGCTGCGGGCCCCTGGAATGGGGCGGGCAGCTCTTCAAGAGCAGCTGCGGCGGCAGTCTCAGCCTGCAGCAGGCCCTGGCCAGCTCCAGCAACACCGCCGCCCTGCGCCTGGCCCGGCGCGTCGGGCTGGATCGCGTGATCGACATCGCCCGCCGCCTTGGCATCACAACCCCGCTCGAGCCTGTGCCAGGTCTGGCCCTTGGGCAGGCCGAGGTGCGGCTGATGGAACTCACCGGCGCCTACGCCGCCGTGGCCAACCAGGGCGTCTGGCATCCCCCCACCACGATTCGGCAGCTCACGGATGGGGAGACGCAGCGCAGCAGCTCCAGCCAGGCCCAACGCCTTCGCCCAGGTCAGCGCGTGTTGAGCGAAGCCCATGCACGCCAGATGCAGGCGATGCTGCGAGAGGTGGTGCGATCCGGCACCGGCCGCGCCGCCCGGGTTGGTGGCGAGGAAGGTGGCAAGACCGGCACCACCAACAACGGCCGCGATCTGTTGTTCATCGGCTACGAACCCAGCCGCCACTGGGTGATGGGCATCTGGCTCGGCAACGACGACAACAGCCCCACCGGTGCCAGCAGTGCCTTGGCGGCGGAGCTGTGGAGCGAGATCATCCGCTCAGCCGGTCGAGGCAACCTCGAACGCGGCATCACCTTGCGCTGA
- the lspA gene encoding signal peptidase II — MIRPVYLTALVVVLSDQLSKLWALQHLSGHGVAPLLPGLLQQRLVFNTGAAFSLLEGNAFGLGLVSAVVALGLVVWIQTSGPLSRWQSLGLGLLLGGAIGNGIDRWRLGSVVDFLEFVPIQFPVFNLADTAINLAVVCLLIDLLRRQDGRHDRPAR, encoded by the coding sequence ATGATTCGGCCGGTGTATCTCACCGCTCTGGTGGTGGTGCTGAGCGATCAACTCAGCAAGCTCTGGGCCCTGCAGCATCTGAGTGGCCACGGTGTGGCGCCGCTGCTGCCGGGCCTGCTGCAACAACGGCTGGTGTTCAACACCGGCGCCGCCTTCAGCCTGTTGGAGGGCAACGCCTTTGGCCTCGGCCTGGTGAGTGCCGTGGTGGCCCTGGGATTGGTGGTGTGGATTCAAACCAGCGGTCCCCTCAGCCGCTGGCAGAGCTTGGGCCTGGGGTTGCTGCTGGGGGGAGCTATCGGCAACGGGATCGATCGCTGGCGGCTGGGGAGCGTGGTGGATTTTCTGGAGTTCGTGCCGATTCAGTTCCCGGTGTTCAACCTGGCGGACACCGCCATCAACCTGGCGGTGGTGTGCCTGCTGATTGATCTGTTGCGCCGCCAGGATGGTCGCCATGACCGGCCGGCCCGCTGA
- a CDS encoding biotin transporter BioY, whose amino-acid sequence MRALTNWSGALAGLLLIVCGSLVQAALPSIGPNGLSLIALPITLQVPALLLTALVCGARSAMLAGVAYISLGLFQLPVFQAGGGVTYLLDPGFGYIAGFLPAAWLTGRLAKQGGMDNLLSLTAAAMLGLLVLQLCGLANLLLGGLVGRWNGALPQLLISYSFGPLIPQLLLCCAVALLALVLRRVLLIES is encoded by the coding sequence GTGCGAGCCCTCACCAATTGGAGCGGTGCCCTCGCCGGACTGTTGCTGATCGTGTGCGGGAGCTTGGTGCAGGCCGCCCTGCCGAGCATCGGCCCCAATGGCTTGAGCTTGATCGCCTTGCCCATCACCCTGCAGGTGCCCGCCCTGCTGCTTACGGCCCTGGTGTGCGGTGCCCGCTCAGCGATGTTGGCGGGGGTGGCCTACATCAGCCTTGGCCTGTTTCAACTGCCGGTGTTTCAGGCGGGCGGAGGTGTCACCTATCTGCTCGATCCCGGCTTCGGCTACATCGCCGGGTTCCTTCCGGCAGCGTGGCTCACGGGCCGGCTGGCGAAGCAGGGCGGGATGGACAACCTGCTCAGCCTCACGGCGGCCGCGATGCTCGGCCTGCTGGTGCTGCAACTGTGTGGACTCGCCAATTTGCTCCTGGGCGGCTTGGTGGGCCGCTGGAATGGGGCCCTGCCGCAGCTGTTGATCAGCTACAGCTTTGGACCGTTGATCCCCCAGCTGCTGTTGTGTTGTGCCGTGGCGCTGTTGGCCCTGGTGCTGCGGCGTGTGCTGCTGATCGAATCATGA
- a CDS encoding NAD(P)H dehydrogenase assembly family protein, with protein sequence MTDPASPALPFAVGSRVRLREQPSFLKSADPMPMLRPPDLVDAQEEGEVVGLRALEQLAVRFRRGTFLLEARQLEPVND encoded by the coding sequence ATGACGGATCCCGCCTCGCCGGCGCTGCCCTTCGCGGTTGGCAGCCGCGTTCGCCTGCGGGAGCAGCCTTCGTTTCTCAAGAGCGCGGATCCGATGCCGATGCTGCGACCACCTGATCTGGTGGATGCCCAGGAGGAGGGCGAGGTGGTGGGCCTGCGGGCCCTGGAGCAACTGGCGGTGCGCTTTCGCCGCGGCACCTTTCTGCTGGAGGCCCGCCAACTCGAGCCTGTCAACGACTGA
- a CDS encoding pitrilysin family protein, which produces MSVPGVQQLVLPGGCPLWLMERPGAGILSAKLWMRGGSSADPRGQRGAAQLLAGVLSRGCGDLSGDALADLVEGCGAGLRCEAAEDGTLLSLKCASSDAEALLPLLLLMVRRPWLVDDQINLERQLNLQTLQRQKEDPFQLAHDQLRGLLYGDGPYGHDALGVEEDLKTIDRSQLEALARCYGQAGAVLVLTGELPPQAEELLLAGVEGEAWPCIKPQRLAGPRGLKQAQLACSEDDTEQLVLMLGASTTPLGAAHALALRLLHCHLGVGMSSRLFVALREEHGLAYDVGVHYPARLGDAPFVFHLSTSSDRAAQATAELLAEWQRLLDQAITAEDLELALAKFRGQEALGRQTSSQLADRHALVLGHGLPFNFADRCLAEAADLTPEQLLEAARTLLTAPSLSLCGPRTAIAQAEAVWQRHSLSSGQH; this is translated from the coding sequence ATGAGCGTTCCCGGGGTGCAGCAGCTGGTGCTGCCGGGCGGATGCCCGTTGTGGCTGATGGAGCGCCCGGGAGCGGGCATCCTCTCCGCGAAGTTGTGGATGCGGGGCGGCAGCAGCGCTGACCCGCGCGGCCAACGGGGCGCTGCGCAACTGCTGGCTGGGGTGCTGAGCCGCGGTTGCGGTGATCTCAGTGGCGATGCCCTCGCCGATCTCGTGGAAGGTTGCGGCGCCGGCCTGCGTTGTGAAGCCGCGGAAGACGGCACGTTGCTCAGCCTGAAGTGCGCCAGCAGCGATGCCGAAGCCTTGCTGCCGCTGCTGCTGCTGATGGTGCGGCGGCCCTGGTTGGTCGACGACCAGATCAACCTGGAGCGCCAGCTCAACCTGCAAACCCTCCAGCGCCAAAAGGAGGATCCGTTCCAGCTCGCCCACGACCAGCTGCGCGGCTTGCTCTATGGCGATGGCCCCTACGGCCATGACGCCCTCGGCGTCGAGGAGGATCTGAAAACGATCGATCGATCGCAGCTCGAAGCGCTGGCCCGCTGCTACGGCCAGGCGGGAGCGGTGCTGGTGCTCACCGGCGAGCTGCCGCCCCAGGCCGAAGAGCTTTTGCTGGCTGGTGTGGAGGGCGAGGCCTGGCCCTGCATCAAACCCCAGCGTCTGGCTGGGCCGAGGGGGCTGAAGCAGGCACAGCTGGCCTGCAGTGAAGACGACACCGAACAACTGGTGTTGATGCTTGGAGCCAGCACCACCCCGCTTGGAGCAGCCCATGCCCTGGCGCTGCGGCTCCTGCACTGCCACCTGGGGGTGGGCATGTCGAGCCGGCTGTTTGTGGCCCTGCGGGAAGAGCACGGCCTCGCCTACGACGTGGGGGTGCACTACCCAGCCCGGCTGGGCGACGCCCCCTTCGTTTTCCATCTCTCCACCAGCAGCGACCGTGCCGCCCAGGCCACCGCCGAACTGCTTGCGGAGTGGCAACGGCTGCTGGATCAGGCGATCACGGCGGAGGATCTGGAGCTCGCCCTGGCGAAATTCCGCGGCCAGGAAGCGCTCGGCCGCCAGACCAGCAGCCAATTGGCCGATCGCCATGCCCTGGTGCTGGGCCATGGCCTGCCGTTCAACTTCGCCGATCGCTGTCTGGCCGAAGCGGCAGACCTCACCCCTGAGCAGCTGCTGGAGGCTGCCCGCACACTGCTCACCGCACCGAGCCTGAGCCTCTGCGGGCCGCGCACCGCCATCGCCCAAGCCGAGGCCGTATGGCAGCGCCACAGCCTCAGCTCCGGCCAACACTGA
- a CDS encoding pitrilysin family protein, which yields MPGPSTPPLPDPRRHQLDNGVSVVQIELPQAPVVCLDLWCRAGSAWETNAESGLAHFLEHMVFKGSQQLEAGEFDLKVEALGGNSNAATGFDDVHYHVLIPPAAAPQALELLLDLVLQPRLDADDFAMERQVVLEELAQSEDQPEEVAFQELLRQACGGHAYGLPILGRREALEAHSPEAMAAFHRRHYRADRCCLSLAGPLAGLQLDAQLRQSPLAALAPAETPGQLAPLHLQPGRHRMALARLEAARLLMAWQLPGAADQDSVMGGDLITTLLAEGRRSRLVEQLRERLRLVESIDLDLNVLESGCLVLLEAVCEPENLAAVEQQVRQVLLELMDNSPSDAELQRAKRLVGNGYRFSLEVAGSVAAMVGNSQLWGRRHNLQRPLEWLEGWSSERLSRDVIPLLHPDRAFCLQAVPA from the coding sequence TTGCCCGGTCCCTCGACCCCGCCCCTGCCGGACCCGCGGCGCCACCAACTCGACAACGGCGTGAGCGTGGTGCAGATCGAGCTCCCGCAGGCACCGGTGGTGTGCCTCGATCTGTGGTGCCGCGCTGGCAGCGCCTGGGAAACCAATGCCGAATCAGGCCTGGCGCACTTTCTCGAACACATGGTGTTCAAAGGCAGCCAGCAGCTGGAAGCCGGTGAATTTGATCTCAAGGTGGAAGCCCTGGGGGGCAACAGCAATGCCGCCACCGGCTTCGACGACGTGCACTATCACGTGCTGATCCCGCCGGCGGCAGCACCCCAGGCCCTCGAGCTGCTGCTCGATCTGGTGCTGCAGCCGCGGCTGGATGCGGACGACTTTGCGATGGAGCGCCAGGTGGTGCTGGAGGAGCTCGCCCAGAGCGAAGACCAACCGGAGGAGGTGGCATTCCAGGAGCTGCTGCGCCAGGCCTGTGGTGGCCACGCCTATGGCCTGCCGATCCTGGGGCGGCGCGAGGCCCTGGAGGCCCACAGCCCCGAGGCGATGGCCGCTTTCCACCGGCGTCACTACCGCGCCGATCGCTGCTGCCTCTCGCTGGCCGGACCGCTGGCGGGCCTGCAGCTCGACGCGCAGTTGAGGCAATCGCCCCTGGCGGCTCTGGCTCCAGCTGAAACGCCGGGCCAGTTGGCCCCACTGCACTTGCAGCCGGGCCGGCACCGGATGGCGTTGGCGCGGCTGGAGGCGGCTCGGCTGCTGATGGCCTGGCAGCTGCCCGGTGCCGCCGATCAAGACAGCGTGATGGGCGGAGACCTGATCACCACACTGCTGGCGGAAGGTCGCCGCAGCCGCCTGGTGGAGCAGCTGCGGGAGCGGTTACGGCTGGTGGAGAGCATCGATCTCGATCTGAATGTGCTCGAGTCGGGCTGCCTGGTGCTGCTGGAGGCGGTGTGTGAACCCGAAAACTTGGCAGCGGTGGAGCAGCAGGTGCGCCAGGTGTTGCTCGAGCTGATGGACAACAGCCCCTCAGACGCGGAGCTGCAGCGGGCCAAGCGGTTGGTGGGCAATGGCTACCGCTTCAGCCTGGAGGTGGCTGGATCCGTGGCCGCGATGGTGGGCAACAGCCAGCTGTGGGGGCGCCGCCACAACCTGCAGCGTCCGCTGGAGTGGCTCGAGGGCTGGAGCAGCGAACGGTTGAGCCGGGATGTGATTCCGCTCCTGCACCCGGATCGGGCCTTCTGCCTGCAGGCGGTGCCGGCATGA
- a CDS encoding phycocyanobilin:ferredoxin oxidoreductase, with the protein MSSAALGIHPLVDALAEQIRSSWDQLPALQPLAVDPELEAISGSLDGEALFIRNELRQCQGLRKLHLETARLGAGLQILHCVYFPDPRYDLPVFGADIVAGRGVVSAAIVDLSPVSGELPEAVAQGLAALPERSFSQERELPEWGSIFSPYVRFVRPADAAEEQQFIGVVGDFLQVLGAACQAAEPQPIDHPDTVKRHDGQLSYCRQQKRNDKTRRVLEKAFNPAWADRYIEELLFDDPLPLG; encoded by the coding sequence ATGAGTTCAGCTGCTTTGGGAATCCATCCGTTGGTGGACGCGCTCGCCGAGCAGATCCGCAGCAGCTGGGATCAGCTGCCGGCCTTGCAGCCGTTGGCGGTGGATCCCGAGCTCGAGGCGATCAGCGGCAGCCTCGACGGCGAGGCACTGTTCATTCGCAATGAGCTGCGTCAGTGCCAGGGGTTGCGCAAACTCCACCTGGAGACAGCCCGTCTGGGGGCAGGCCTGCAGATCCTGCACTGCGTGTATTTCCCTGATCCCCGCTACGACCTGCCGGTGTTCGGGGCCGACATCGTGGCCGGACGGGGTGTGGTGTCGGCCGCGATCGTGGATCTCTCACCGGTGAGCGGTGAGTTGCCGGAGGCCGTGGCCCAGGGGCTGGCTGCGCTGCCAGAGCGATCCTTCAGCCAGGAGCGGGAGCTGCCGGAGTGGGGCTCGATTTTCTCGCCCTACGTGCGGTTCGTGCGGCCTGCAGATGCTGCCGAGGAGCAGCAGTTCATTGGTGTTGTGGGCGACTTTTTGCAGGTGCTCGGTGCGGCCTGCCAAGCCGCTGAACCGCAGCCGATCGACCACCCGGATACCGTGAAGCGGCACGACGGTCAGCTCTCGTATTGCCGGCAGCAGAAGCGAAACGACAAGACCAGACGCGTGCTGGAGAAGGCGTTCAATCCGGCCTGGGCCGATCGTTACATCGAGGAGCTGCTCTTCGACGATCCCCTGCCGCTGGGCTGA
- a CDS encoding HlyD family efflux transporter periplasmic adaptor subunit, which produces MRRPWLVAGGALLLVLLAVAVSRRSTPQPPAPAPAAVSAPRLEAVSALGTLQPAGDVRRLAAPSSAMGGSPRLLSLEVQEGQRVKQGQLLATFDNRPKLNADLAALQARISSLQVQIRMQTREVERYQSAASSGAAAMVLLEEKKDELVKLQGELRQAQAQRQGVQVDLADSELRAPLAGTVLKIHSRAGERPGTDGVLELGAGDQMEAVAEVYESDINRVKLGQTVILVSENGGFSGSLKARVIRISPQVRQRAVLSTDPTGDADARVVEVRLALDPAAARQVKDLAGLKVIARFTP; this is translated from the coding sequence ATGCGTCGTCCTTGGCTTGTCGCTGGCGGAGCGCTCCTGCTGGTGCTGTTGGCTGTGGCGGTGAGTCGCCGCAGCACGCCTCAGCCACCGGCGCCAGCGCCAGCTGCTGTGAGTGCACCGCGCCTGGAGGCGGTGTCGGCTTTGGGCACCTTGCAGCCCGCTGGCGATGTGCGCCGCCTCGCCGCTCCTTCGAGTGCCATGGGGGGTAGCCCGCGCCTGCTGAGCCTCGAGGTGCAGGAAGGGCAGCGCGTGAAGCAGGGTCAACTGTTGGCCACCTTCGATAACCGGCCCAAGCTCAACGCTGACCTTGCGGCGCTGCAGGCCCGAATTAGCAGCCTTCAGGTGCAGATCCGCATGCAAACCCGTGAGGTGGAGCGCTACCAAAGCGCCGCTAGCTCTGGAGCTGCGGCGATGGTGCTGCTGGAAGAAAAGAAAGACGAGCTGGTGAAGCTGCAAGGCGAGCTGCGGCAAGCGCAGGCCCAGCGCCAGGGTGTGCAGGTGGATCTGGCCGATAGCGAGCTGCGGGCGCCGCTGGCTGGAACCGTGCTCAAGATTCACAGCCGCGCCGGCGAACGCCCCGGTACTGACGGTGTGCTCGAGCTCGGTGCCGGCGATCAGATGGAAGCGGTGGCGGAGGTGTATGAGAGCGACATCAACCGCGTGAAGCTCGGCCAGACCGTGATCCTCGTGAGCGAAAACGGTGGGTTCAGCGGTTCCCTAAAAGCCCGCGTGATTCGCATCTCACCCCAGGTGCGCCAGCGGGCGGTGCTCTCCACCGACCCCACCGGTGATGCGGATGCCCGCGTGGTGGAGGTGCGTTTGGCCCTCGATCCCGCGGCTGCCCGTCAGGTGAAGGATCTGGCTGGGTTGAAGGTGATCGCGCGCTTCACCCCGTGA